The following proteins are co-located in the Pseudomonas cavernae genome:
- a CDS encoding aromatic ring-hydroxylating oxygenase subunit alpha: MTTQVTQRQRAEQAMRRQWFPVARSMDLDKPQSATLLGEKLVVYRTESGQAVVQAARCPHRGADLSLGEVHGENIACPYHAWQFSAQTGKCSHVPSLEDQCKIPPGAAIRTYACQERYGHVWTALEEPLFELYDLAEWRELNLEWLAAEPLDSPTGVAVAIENFGDVAHFAYIHRGMMGHVNPTVEPLNVRRDGLDIWMDRPLQSCEGEWASDGDCMMGYHIVAPGLVAITYDYERLGKRVVAGFPCPVAYDHVKIFWAVANDRDYKGGDLQECLRVEELLYLEDLPVAATITPREIDWDATVVEHSVPSDLYTLNYRRAFREFIERAHQLPVRLVDEQRASS; encoded by the coding sequence ATGACTACTCAAGTTACCCAGCGCCAGCGCGCTGAACAGGCCATGCGCCGCCAATGGTTCCCGGTCGCCCGCTCGATGGATCTCGACAAGCCGCAGTCGGCCACCCTGCTCGGCGAGAAGCTGGTGGTGTACCGCACCGAATCCGGTCAGGCCGTGGTGCAAGCGGCGCGCTGCCCGCACCGGGGCGCCGACCTGTCCCTGGGGGAAGTGCACGGCGAAAACATCGCCTGCCCCTACCATGCCTGGCAGTTCTCCGCGCAGACCGGCAAGTGCAGCCACGTTCCCTCCCTCGAAGATCAGTGCAAGATCCCCCCAGGCGCCGCCATCCGCACCTACGCCTGCCAGGAGCGTTACGGGCATGTCTGGACGGCCCTGGAAGAGCCGCTGTTCGAGCTGTATGACCTGGCCGAATGGCGCGAGTTGAACCTCGAGTGGCTGGCCGCCGAGCCGCTGGATTCCCCCACGGGCGTGGCGGTGGCCATCGAGAACTTCGGTGACGTGGCGCACTTCGCCTACATCCATCGCGGCATGATGGGCCATGTGAACCCGACCGTTGAGCCGCTCAACGTGCGCCGCGACGGCCTGGACATCTGGATGGACCGGCCGCTGCAGTCCTGCGAGGGCGAGTGGGCCAGCGACGGCGACTGCATGATGGGCTACCACATCGTCGCGCCGGGGCTGGTCGCCATCACCTACGACTACGAGCGCCTGGGCAAGCGCGTGGTGGCGGGCTTCCCGTGCCCGGTGGCCTACGACCACGTGAAGATTTTCTGGGCCGTGGCCAACGACCGCGACTACAAGGGCGGTGACCTGCAGGAATGCCTGCGTGTCGAAGAGCTGCTCTACCTCGAGGATCTGCCGGTGGCTGCCACCATCACCCCGCGCGAGATCGACTGGGACGCGACGGTCGTCGAACACTCGGTGCCTTCCGACCTCTACACCCTCAACTACCGTCGTGCCTTCCGCGAGTTCATCGAGCGCGCCCACCAGCTGCCGGTACGCCTGGTTGACGAGCAGAGGGCGTCGTCGTGA
- a CDS encoding PDR/VanB family oxidoreductase: MSVLAAQFEVQITGMRLEAEGVISLELQASDAAPLPEWSPGAHIDLLLPSGLVRQYSLCGDPLDRQRLRIGVLLESKGRGGSQEVHGSLRVGQKLAIRGPRNAFALQAGGPYLFVAGGIGITPILAMARAAQRAGAEWQLLYGGRSRRSMAFIPELQALGEGRVEILPADEVGLLDLDAVLAAAAAGQQVYSCGPAPLLDALSARFAAAGLSERLHLERFAPAAPAPGAATGETLKVILARSGAEVEVPADCSIMAALRAAGHQVASSCEQGICGMCETRVLDGVPDHRDSLLTEGERARGNVMMLCVSRALTPTLTLDL; encoded by the coding sequence GTGAGCGTCCTGGCTGCCCAGTTCGAGGTACAGATCACTGGCATGCGGCTGGAAGCCGAAGGCGTGATCTCCCTCGAGCTGCAGGCCAGCGACGCTGCGCCGCTGCCGGAGTGGAGCCCGGGGGCGCATATCGACCTGCTGCTGCCCTCCGGCCTGGTGCGCCAGTACTCGCTGTGCGGCGATCCGTTGGATCGCCAGCGCCTGCGCATCGGCGTGCTGCTGGAAAGCAAGGGCCGCGGCGGCTCGCAGGAAGTGCACGGCAGCCTGCGGGTCGGCCAGAAACTGGCGATCCGCGGCCCGCGCAACGCCTTTGCCCTGCAGGCCGGCGGGCCTTACCTGTTCGTCGCCGGCGGCATCGGCATCACCCCGATCCTGGCCATGGCCCGGGCGGCGCAACGCGCCGGCGCCGAGTGGCAACTGCTGTACGGCGGCCGCTCGCGGCGCTCCATGGCCTTTATCCCGGAGCTGCAAGCGCTGGGCGAGGGGCGGGTGGAAATTCTCCCGGCCGACGAGGTCGGCCTGCTCGATCTGGACGCGGTGTTGGCCGCGGCTGCCGCAGGGCAGCAGGTCTACAGTTGCGGCCCGGCGCCGCTGCTCGATGCCCTGAGCGCGCGCTTCGCCGCAGCCGGTCTGAGCGAGCGCCTGCACCTGGAGCGTTTCGCCCCGGCGGCGCCGGCGCCCGGCGCGGCGACGGGAGAAACCCTGAAGGTGATCCTCGCGCGCAGCGGTGCCGAGGTCGAAGTGCCGGCCGATTGCTCGATCATGGCCGCCCTGCGCGCCGCCGGGCACCAGGTCGCCTCGTCCTGCGAGCAGGGTATCTGCGGCATGTGCGAGACGCGGGTGCTGGACGGCGTGCCGGATCACCGCGACTCGCTGTTGACCGAAGGCGAGCGGGCGCGCGGCAACGTGATGATGCTCTGCGTCTCGCGCGCCCTGACCCCGACCCTGACCCTCGACCTGTAA
- a CDS encoding C45 family autoproteolytic acyltransferase/hydolase, whose product MSIVFRSSVCAPRERGREFGDAHARQIAATVNNYRGLFERVATRSYDLRALGAQALQQIAAFAAPLHEEILGIAEGAGIDAEYIGAINARTEILAYLGAQLRGECSTVVQANPFGAPVTAQTWDWYAEFADTWLTWEIPHADGRLTTTVTEFGIVGKPGVNNRGLGTHFNILHHQRDGEHIGVPVHVLSRWILDSCSDINQAILLCHDAGVSASSVLTLVAAVDGASAAVSVELHPGGPALVFPDDNGLLIHTNHFLAEAVRPFDTEPAAYPDTLVRYDLLRRRLAGRTGLKAHDLLTALNSHLGSTGALCCHPAAGLPQTGQYATLASITLDVVGGTLQALPGGPCRHL is encoded by the coding sequence ATGAGCATCGTGTTCCGCTCCAGCGTCTGCGCGCCGCGCGAACGCGGCCGCGAATTCGGCGATGCTCACGCCCGCCAGATCGCCGCGACGGTGAACAACTACCGCGGCCTGTTCGAGCGCGTCGCCACCCGCAGCTACGACCTGCGCGCCCTCGGCGCCCAGGCGCTGCAACAGATTGCCGCCTTCGCCGCGCCGCTTCACGAGGAAATTCTCGGCATCGCCGAGGGCGCGGGGATCGACGCCGAGTATATCGGCGCGATCAATGCCCGCACCGAGATCCTCGCCTACCTCGGCGCACAACTGCGGGGCGAGTGTTCCACGGTGGTCCAGGCCAACCCGTTCGGCGCGCCGGTGACGGCGCAGACCTGGGACTGGTATGCCGAGTTCGCCGACACCTGGCTGACTTGGGAGATTCCCCATGCCGATGGCCGTCTGACCACCACCGTCACCGAGTTCGGCATAGTCGGCAAGCCGGGAGTGAACAACCGCGGTCTCGGTACCCACTTCAACATCCTTCACCACCAGCGCGACGGCGAGCACATCGGCGTGCCGGTGCATGTGCTGTCGCGCTGGATCCTCGACAGCTGCAGCGACATCAATCAGGCGATCCTGCTGTGCCATGACGCCGGGGTCTCTGCCTCCAGCGTGCTGACCCTGGTGGCGGCGGTGGACGGCGCCAGCGCTGCGGTCTCGGTGGAGCTGCACCCGGGCGGCCCGGCACTGGTGTTCCCGGACGACAACGGCCTGCTGATCCACACCAACCACTTCCTTGCTGAAGCGGTGCGGCCGTTCGACACCGAGCCTGCGGCCTATCCGGACACCCTGGTGCGCTACGACCTGTTGCGCCGGCGCCTGGCCGGGCGTACCGGGCTCAAGGCGCATGATCTGCTCACGGCACTGAACAGCCATCTGGGCAGCACCGGTGCACTGTGCTGCCATCCGGCGGCGGGTCTTCCGCAAACCGGCCAGTACGCGACCCTCGCCAGCATCACCCTCGACGTGGTCGGCGGCACCCTGCAGGCCCTGCCGGGCGGCCCCTGCCGCCACCTCTAA
- a CDS encoding cation diffusion facilitator family transporter, with product MAEQRALQVSILATVLLASAGIAFGLYAGSQSIVFDGLFNAIDSSMAVLALLVSRLLVKQPGRRFQQGYWHIEPMVLALNGSVLVILCVYALVNSLGGLMQGGKALAFDSAILYAAVTALGSGLMYGYQRRLNRRLQSALIQLDQHSWLMSTAISLALLLAFSAGYLLQGSDYAALTPYIDPLILALLTLVLIPAPAATVCKAVQQILRITPVELDGEIAGLMARMSQRYGFEGFSHCVTQIGRGLFVEIHILLPAVMNHWPVSELDRVRAEIAAAIGSEGPNRWLAIGFTRDRRWL from the coding sequence ATGGCCGAGCAGCGCGCCTTGCAGGTCTCGATCCTGGCCACCGTGCTGCTGGCCAGTGCCGGCATCGCCTTCGGCCTGTACGCCGGTTCGCAGTCGATCGTCTTCGACGGCCTGTTCAATGCCATCGACTCGAGCATGGCGGTGCTTGCCCTGCTGGTTTCCCGCTTGCTGGTGAAGCAACCGGGCCGGCGTTTCCAGCAGGGTTACTGGCATATCGAGCCGATGGTACTGGCGCTCAATGGCAGCGTGCTGGTGATCCTCTGCGTCTACGCCTTGGTCAATTCACTCGGTGGCTTGATGCAGGGGGGCAAGGCGCTGGCGTTCGACAGCGCCATCCTCTACGCCGCGGTCACCGCGCTCGGTTCCGGCCTCATGTACGGCTATCAGCGCCGGCTCAATCGCCGCCTGCAATCCGCCCTGATCCAGCTGGATCAGCACAGCTGGCTGATGTCGACCGCCATCAGCCTGGCGCTGCTGCTCGCCTTCAGCGCCGGCTACCTGTTGCAGGGCAGCGATTACGCGGCGCTGACGCCCTATATCGATCCGCTGATCCTGGCGCTGCTGACCCTGGTACTGATTCCGGCTCCCGCCGCAACTGTGTGCAAGGCGGTCCAGCAGATCCTGCGCATCACCCCAGTCGAGCTGGACGGCGAGATCGCCGGGCTGATGGCGCGGATGAGCCAGCGCTACGGCTTCGAGGGCTTTTCCCACTGCGTCACCCAGATCGGCCGCGGCCTGTTCGTCGAGATCCATATCCTCCTGCCGGCGGTGATGAACCACTGGCCGGTCAGCGAGCTGGACCGCGTGCGCGCCGAGATCGCCGCCGCCATCGGTAGTGAAGGGCCAAACCGCTGGCTGGCGATCGGCTTCACCCGCGACAGGCGCTGGCTATGA
- a CDS encoding VOC family protein, whose translation MLKLKRLDNMDILTNNVQRLVDFYHGTLGLGFFLPYEAEERWAAIEMGNVTLYIFHTNDSTPVERRTAVNLEDKPGFDSFAFEVENLDAAIAYLDGKVEWVTAEPIEWQHPNGTHYRYRPMFDPDGNMFYVTEPHKTV comes from the coding sequence ATGCTCAAGCTCAAACGCCTCGACAACATGGACATCCTCACCAACAACGTGCAGCGCCTGGTGGACTTCTACCACGGCACCCTCGGACTGGGCTTCTTCCTGCCCTACGAGGCCGAGGAGCGCTGGGCCGCCATCGAAATGGGCAACGTCACCCTGTACATCTTCCACACCAACGACAGCACGCCGGTCGAGCGGCGCACCGCAGTGAACCTGGAAGACAAGCCAGGCTTCGACTCCTTCGCCTTCGAGGTGGAGAACCTCGATGCAGCCATCGCCTACCTCGACGGCAAGGTCGAGTGGGTCACCGCCGAGCCCATCGAGTGGCAGCACCCCAACGGCACCCACTACCGCTACCGCCCGATGTTCGACCCGGACGGCAACATGTTCTACGTCACCGAGCCGCACAAGACCGTCTGA
- a CDS encoding polysaccharide deacetylase family protein, with product MRADNNPRLQWPNKRPVAVSLTFDVDAEAGLLGDSPSFARRLTSLSEGRFGVTRGVPRILELLRRHKIPATFFVPGYTAQQHPHLVEMLLKEGHEIGHHGHMHLRSDKVSAEQQSEEMQLGLEALAKAGAPKPAGYRSSSWELTPETFELVLANGFAYDSSCMGDDRPYYEQWNGASILEIPVHWSLDDWPMFGWSIDNGGNFTAPRALFDSWLAEYESARRDGRHTSFTMHPEVIGRAARFEQLERLVERMVGDGDVWFARLDEVAKQVAPQLQQVAK from the coding sequence ATGCGTGCAGATAACAACCCCCGGCTGCAGTGGCCGAACAAGAGACCGGTCGCCGTTTCGCTGACCTTCGATGTGGATGCCGAGGCCGGTTTGCTGGGCGACAGCCCGAGCTTCGCGCGGCGCCTGACCAGCCTGTCCGAGGGCCGCTTCGGCGTGACCCGCGGCGTGCCGCGGATCCTTGAGCTGCTGCGTCGGCACAAGATCCCGGCGACCTTCTTCGTGCCCGGCTACACCGCCCAGCAGCACCCGCACCTGGTGGAAATGCTGCTCAAGGAAGGCCACGAGATCGGTCACCACGGCCACATGCACCTGCGCAGCGACAAGGTCAGCGCCGAGCAGCAGAGCGAGGAGATGCAACTGGGCCTGGAGGCCCTGGCCAAGGCCGGCGCGCCGAAGCCGGCCGGCTACCGCTCGTCGTCCTGGGAGCTGACCCCGGAGACCTTCGAGCTGGTGCTGGCCAACGGCTTCGCCTACGACTCCAGCTGCATGGGCGACGACCGTCCCTACTACGAGCAGTGGAACGGCGCCTCGATCCTGGAAATCCCGGTGCACTGGTCGCTGGACGACTGGCCGATGTTCGGCTGGAGCATCGACAACGGCGGCAACTTCACCGCACCGCGCGCGCTGTTCGACAGCTGGCTGGCGGAGTACGAGTCGGCGCGCCGCGACGGCCGCCACACCAGCTTCACCATGCACCCGGAAGTGATCGGCCGCGCCGCGCGCTTCGAGCAACTGGAGCGTCTGGTCGAGCGCATGGTCGGCGACGGCGACGTGTGGTTCGCCCGTCTCGACGAGGTGGCCAAGCAGGTGGCCCCGCAACTGCAACAGGTGGCCAAATGA
- a CDS encoding SDR family NAD(P)-dependent oxidoreductase, producing the protein MTVSTQGALATQAPEAVLALAPDANRLKGRVALITGAGRGAGRAHARLLAARGAAVAVVDIDEDVARATSAEIAEAGGRAIALAADITDRALAERCVAQVAEQLGGLDILVHNAGLIYSMTGLEQTDDANFDRLLAINVHAPLYLTRAALPHLRQSRAPRVIFINSQWGQVPDGHSYGYMVSKAAQLGLMKTLAKEFVGEGILVNAITPGAILTRMVPDQYIEPEKANIPLGRLVHPEEIAAAVAFLASDEAAFIAGQAIPVNGGALLVGI; encoded by the coding sequence ATGACCGTTTCAACCCAAGGGGCCCTGGCTACCCAGGCGCCCGAGGCAGTGCTCGCCCTTGCGCCGGACGCCAACCGGCTGAAAGGCCGCGTCGCCCTGATCACCGGTGCCGGCCGTGGCGCCGGCCGCGCCCATGCGCGCCTGCTGGCGGCCCGTGGCGCGGCGGTGGCGGTCGTCGATATCGATGAAGACGTCGCCCGCGCCACCTCCGCGGAAATCGCCGAGGCCGGCGGTCGTGCCATCGCCCTGGCCGCCGACATCACCGACCGCGCGCTGGCCGAGCGCTGCGTGGCGCAGGTCGCCGAGCAGCTCGGCGGCCTCGACATCCTGGTGCACAACGCCGGGCTGATCTATTCGATGACCGGCCTGGAGCAGACCGACGACGCCAACTTCGACCGCCTGCTGGCGATCAACGTGCACGCGCCGCTGTACCTGACCCGCGCGGCCCTGCCGCACCTGCGCCAGAGCCGTGCGCCACGGGTGATCTTCATCAACTCGCAGTGGGGCCAGGTGCCGGACGGCCATTCCTACGGCTACATGGTCAGCAAGGCCGCGCAGCTCGGCCTGATGAAGACCCTGGCCAAGGAGTTCGTCGGCGAAGGCATCCTGGTCAACGCCATCACCCCCGGCGCCATCCTCACCCGCATGGTGCCGGACCAGTACATCGAGCCCGAGAAAGCCAACATTCCCCTGGGCCGCCTGGTGCACCCGGAGGAGATCGCCGCCGCCGTCGCCTTCCTCGCCTCCGACGAGGCCGCGTTCATCGCCGGCCAGGCCATCCCCGTCAACGGCGGCGCGCTGCTGGTCGGCATCTAA